In Phaeobacter gallaeciensis DSM 26640, a genomic segment contains:
- a CDS encoding nuclear transport factor 2 family protein — protein MEAQKLVETYAKAWNTSDAEMRLELLSACWDASGRYADPGCELQGRQALSDQIGRFHRDDPGARLSLTSAADGHNGYVRFQWNLNDSAGNKRAEGTSFGRIGKTGLLHEVVGFFGPFPKAASGQDHKG, from the coding sequence GGAAGCTCAAAAATTGGTCGAAACCTATGCCAAAGCATGGAACACCAGTGATGCTGAGATGCGGTTGGAACTTCTTTCGGCCTGTTGGGATGCAAGCGGGCGCTATGCCGATCCGGGCTGTGAGCTACAGGGGCGGCAGGCGCTTTCTGATCAAATCGGCCGGTTCCACAGGGATGATCCCGGCGCGCGCTTGTCTCTGACCAGCGCTGCGGATGGCCATAATGGATATGTCCGTTTTCAATGGAATCTGAATGACAGCGCTGGCAACAAACGGGCGGAAGGCACCAGTTTCGGACGTATTGGCAAAACTGGATTGCTGCACGAAGTGGTCGGATTCTTTGGCCCGTTTCCCAAAGCCGCCAGTGGCCAAGACCACAAAGGCTGA